Genomic window (Mycolicibacterium smegmatis):
CAACATCCGTGGCACGTACGCCGCGGTCGCGCACCCGGCCATCGTCGAACATCTGCAGAACCTGGGGATCAACGCGATCGAGTTGATGCCGGTGCACCACTTCGCCAACGATTCGACGCTCATCGACAAGGGTCTGTCGAACTACTGGGGCTACAACACGATCGGATTCCTCGCGCCGGATTCGAAGTACAGCTCGAGCCCCAACCCGGGCGGGCAGGTGCAGGAATTCAAGGCGATGGTCCGCACGCTGCACGAGGCAGGCATCGAGGTGATCCTCGACGTGGTCTACAACCACACCGCCGAAGGCAACCACATGGGCCCGACGCTGTCCTTCCGCGGCATCGACAACGCGGCGTACTACCGCCTCGTCGACGACGACAAGCGGTACTACATGGACTACACCGGCACGGGCAACAGCCTCAACGTCGGTCATCCGCACGCGTTGCAGCTGATCATGGATTCGTTGCGCTACTGGGTGATCGAGATGCACGTCGACGGTTTCCGCTTCGACCTGGCCTCGACGCTGGCCCGTGAGTTCTACGACGTCGACCGCCTGGCGACGTTCTTCGAACTGGTGCAACAGGATCCGGTGGTCAGCCAGGTCAAGCTGATCGCCGAGCCGTGGGACGTCGGCCCGGGCGGATACCAGGTGGGCAACTTCCCGCCGCTGTGGACCGAGTGGAACGGCAAGTACCGCGACACCGTGCGCGACTACTGGCGCGGCGAGCCGGCAACGCTCGACGAGTTCGCCTCCCGGATCACCGGTTCGGCCGATCTGTACGAGCAGACCGGCAGGCGCCCGTTCGCGTCGATCAACTTCGTCATCGCCCACGACGGCTTCACGCTGCGGGACCTGGTGTCCTACAACGAGAAACACAACGAGGCCAACGGCGAGGACAACAACGACGGCGAGAGCCACAACCGGTCGTGGAACTGCGGAGCCGAGGGTCCGACCGATGATCCGGAGGTCAACGCCCTGCGGTCGCGTCAGCAACGCAACTTCATCACGACTCTTCTGCTCTCCCAAGGTGTTCCGATGCTCGCCCACGGCGACGAACTCGGCCGTACGCAGCAGGGCAACAACAACGTCTACTGCCAGGACAGTGAGCTGTCCTGGATCGACTGGGAGAGCGCGGACACCGAACTGCTGGAGTTCACGCAGAAGGTGTCGGCACTGCGGTCCGCGCACCCGGTGTTCCGGCGCAGGCGCTTCTTCAACGGCAGACCTGTGCGGCGTCCCGGTGAGCCGCGCCTGCCCGACATCGGCTGGTATGCGCCAGACGGGTCGGAGATGACCGACGAGGACTGGGACGCCGGCTACGCCAAGTCGATGGCGGTGTATCTCAACGGCCAGGGCATCCCCGACCGTGACGAGCGCGGGCAGCGCATCGTCGACGACTCGTTCTACATGTGTTTCAACGCACACTACGAGCCCATCGAGTTCGTGCTACCGCCGTCCGATTTCGCCGAGCAGTGGGTCGAGGTGATCAACACCGCAGCCGACTGCAGCACCGACCCGATCGAGGCGGGCACGCGGGTCACGGTCGAGTCACGCGCCATGCTCGTATTGCAGGCGCACCATGATTGACGTGCGCGTAAGTTGCTCGCGGCCCCGTTGTCGCGGGCCGTACCAGTAAGTATGGTAATTTTTCAGGTAGCAGCCGTGGCCGCCCTAGTAGGCGCTGAGCCACAGCTTGGTGCCACCGGCCGGGCGGGCCGGGGGTAGAAGCCGGAGAGCGGCGGCAACTACCCTGCGGCCACGGCTGCTGCCTGATTCATCGTTTGCCAAGTCAGCACCAAGATCATTTGCGGAAAACCTCTCGTCAAATACCTCTGTGACAGAGGTATTGTTTTTCGTGTGACCGAAACGCAGCGCCCACTCGACACCGAGGTGATCGGCGACCTGGCAGGTGTCATCGGCCGGTTCCGCAGACAGCTGCGGCGCGCCACGGGAGGCGGGTTCGACGCCGCGGGGCTCACCCAGTCCCAAGGCGAACTGCTGCGCCTCGTCGGCCGCAAACCCGGCATCTCGGTGCGTGAATCCGCCGACGAGCTGAGCCTGGTCCCCAACACCGCATCGACACTGGTGTCACGCCTGGTCGCCGACGGTCTGCTGGTCAAGACCGCCGACGAGTCGGATCGACGGGTCGGCAGGCTCTGGCTCACGCCACGGGCCCAGCGCATCGCCGACGAATCACGCGCTGCGCGCCGCGCCGCGCTCTCCGACGTCCTCGCCAAGCTCGACGACGACCAGATCGAGCACCTGGCAAAAGGTTTGGACGTCCTGGCCGAGCTGACGCGGCTGCTGCAGGAAAGGGACTCATGACCGACCACATGCCCGAACCGACGCTTCCCGATCGAACGCCGGCCATCGACTGTGACGGGCTGACCCACCGCTATGGGCAGTTCACCGCGGTCGAGGACCTGACGCTGCAGGTGCGCGCAGGCGAGACCCTGGGCCTGCTCGGCCCCAACGGCGCGGGCAAGACCACCGCGGTACGGGTCCTGACGACGCTGACCCCGGTGCAGCAGGGCCGGGTGCGGATTTTCGGGCTCGATACGCGTACGCACACCATGGACATCCGGCACAACATCGGCTATGTCCCGCAGCAGCTCTCGATCGAGGCGGCGCTGACCGGCAGGCAGAACGTCGAGTTGTTCGCGCGGCTGTACGACGTGCCGCGGTCCGAGCGCGCAGACCGGGTGGCCGCCGCGCTCGAGGCCATGCAGTTGCTCGACGTCGCCGACACCGTCGCGGGCACGTATTCGGGCGGCATGGTGCGCCGCCTCGAGTTGGCGCAGGCCCTGGTGAACCGGCCTCTGCTGCTGATCCTCGACGAGCCGACCGTCGGCCTGGATCCCATCGCGCGCGACAGCGTGTGGACCCAGGTGCGCGCCATGCAGGCCGAGTTCGGCATGACGGTCCTGCTCACCACGCACTACATGGGCGAGGCCGATGCGTTGTGCGACCGCGTCGCGCTCATGCACCACGGCCGGTTGCAGGCCGTCGGCTCGCCCGACGAGCTCAAGCGGGCCGTATCGAGCCAGGCATCGGACGACGCCGGGGAGACCACGCTCGAAGACGTGTTCCGCCACTACGCGGGCTCGGATCTCGAGGGCGGCGCCGATCCGCGCCGCTCCGGTCTGGGTGAGGTCCGCTCGACCAGGAGGACGGCGCGCCGTGTCAGTTGAGTTGGTACGCGCGCCGCGCGGGCTGCGCCGCGTGCGCGCGGTGGCGATGCGGATGGGTGCGTTCGCGCTCGTCGAACTCCAGAAGCTGCGTCATGACCGCACCGAGTTGTTCACCCGGATGGTCCAGCCCGCGCTGTGGCTGCTGATCTTCGGGCAGACCTTCAGCCGTCTGCACGTCGTCGACACCGGCGGCGTGCCGTACCTGGCGTTCCTGGCGCCCGGCATCATCGCGCAGTCGGCGCTGTTCATCTCGATCTTCTACGGCATCCAGATCATCTGGGACCGCGACGCGGGCATCCTCGCCAAGCTCATGGTCACGCCCGCGCCCGCCTCGGCGCTGGTCGCAGGCAAGGCCTTCGCGGCGGGCGTGCGCTCGGTGGTGCAGGTGATCGGCGTGGTGGCGCTGGCGTACCTGATGGGTATCGCCCTGACGCTCAACCCCCTGCGCATCCTGGCCGCCATGGGTGTGGTGGTGCTCGGCGCGGCGTTCTTCGCGTGCCTGTCCATGACGCTGGCCGGGCTGGTGCGCAAGCGTGACCGGCTCATGGGCATCGGGCAGGCCATCACGATGCCGCTGTTCTTCGCGTCGAACGCGCTGTACCCGGTGGACATCATGCCGACCTGGCTGCGCTGGCTGTCGGCGGTCAACCCGCTGAGCTACGAGGTCAACGCGCTGCGCGGGCTGTTGATCGGAACGCCCACCAATTGGGTACTCGACATCACCGTGCTGGTCGCCGCCGCGGTACTCGGTGTGGTGGCCGCGTCGGCACTGCTGCGCCGCCTGGTCCGATAACCGACCAACCAACTGGGTGGTTTAGTGTGGCAACAGATCACCGAGTAGGGAGGCAGTCATGCAACTGGCGCTCACACCGGAGGAAGCCGCGTTCCGCGACGAACTGCGCACCTTCTACCGAACCGAGATCCCAGAAGACATCCGTGCGCGGCACGCGAAGGGCGGCGAACTCCTCAAGGACGACATCGTCACGACTCACAAGATCCTGCACAAGCACGGTCTCGCGGTGCCCAACTGGCCTGTCGAGTGGGGCGGCAAGGACTGGACGCCCACACAGCACCAGATCTGGCTCGACGAGATGCAGCTGGCGTGCGTTCCCGAACCGCTGACCTTCAACGCCAAGATGATCGGCCCGGTCATCGCCGAGTTCGCCTCGCAGGAGATGAAGGAACGGTTCCTGCCCGCCACGGCCGCGCTCGACATCTTCTGGTGTCAGGGTTTCTCCGAGCCCGAGGCCGGTTCGGACCTCGCGTCGCTGCGCACCACCGCCGTCCGTGACGGCGACACCTACGTGGTCAACGGGCAGAAGACCTGGACCACGCTCGGCCAGTACGCCGACTGGATCTTCTGTCTCGTGCGCACCGACCCGCAGGCGCCCAAGCGTCAGGCCGGCATCTCGATGCTGCTGATCGACCTGGACACCCCGGGCATCACGATGCGCCCGATCAAGCTCGTCGACGGCAGCGTCGAGGTCAACGAGGTGTTCTTCGAGGACGTCCGTGTCCCGGCCGATCAACTCGTCGGCGAGGAGAACCAGGGCTGGACGTACGCCAAGTTCC
Coding sequences:
- the glgX gene encoding glycogen debranching protein GlgX encodes the protein MEIWRGKAYPLGATYDGSGTNFALFSEVAERVELCLFDDDGDGGLRETRITLPEVDGFVWHGFIPNIEPGQRYGYRVHGPYDPAAGHRCNPNKLVLDPYAKAIDGQFDWGQPLFSYNFGDPDSCNDDDSAPNMPKSVVINPYFDWGVDRPPSHDYADTVIYEAHVKGLTQTHPDIPDNIRGTYAAVAHPAIVEHLQNLGINAIELMPVHHFANDSTLIDKGLSNYWGYNTIGFLAPDSKYSSSPNPGGQVQEFKAMVRTLHEAGIEVILDVVYNHTAEGNHMGPTLSFRGIDNAAYYRLVDDDKRYYMDYTGTGNSLNVGHPHALQLIMDSLRYWVIEMHVDGFRFDLASTLAREFYDVDRLATFFELVQQDPVVSQVKLIAEPWDVGPGGYQVGNFPPLWTEWNGKYRDTVRDYWRGEPATLDEFASRITGSADLYEQTGRRPFASINFVIAHDGFTLRDLVSYNEKHNEANGEDNNDGESHNRSWNCGAEGPTDDPEVNALRSRQQRNFITTLLLSQGVPMLAHGDELGRTQQGNNNVYCQDSELSWIDWESADTELLEFTQKVSALRSAHPVFRRRRFFNGRPVRRPGEPRLPDIGWYAPDGSEMTDEDWDAGYAKSMAVYLNGQGIPDRDERGQRIVDDSFYMCFNAHYEPIEFVLPPSDFAEQWVEVINTAADCSTDPIEAGTRVTVESRAMLVLQAHHD
- a CDS encoding MarR family winged helix-turn-helix transcriptional regulator, whose product is MTETQRPLDTEVIGDLAGVIGRFRRQLRRATGGGFDAAGLTQSQGELLRLVGRKPGISVRESADELSLVPNTASTLVSRLVADGLLVKTADESDRRVGRLWLTPRAQRIADESRAARRAALSDVLAKLDDDQIEHLAKGLDVLAELTRLLQERDS
- a CDS encoding ATP-binding cassette domain-containing protein, yielding MTDHMPEPTLPDRTPAIDCDGLTHRYGQFTAVEDLTLQVRAGETLGLLGPNGAGKTTAVRVLTTLTPVQQGRVRIFGLDTRTHTMDIRHNIGYVPQQLSIEAALTGRQNVELFARLYDVPRSERADRVAAALEAMQLLDVADTVAGTYSGGMVRRLELAQALVNRPLLLILDEPTVGLDPIARDSVWTQVRAMQAEFGMTVLLTTHYMGEADALCDRVALMHHGRLQAVGSPDELKRAVSSQASDDAGETTLEDVFRHYAGSDLEGGADPRRSGLGEVRSTRRTARRVS
- a CDS encoding ABC transporter permease; this translates as MRMGAFALVELQKLRHDRTELFTRMVQPALWLLIFGQTFSRLHVVDTGGVPYLAFLAPGIIAQSALFISIFYGIQIIWDRDAGILAKLMVTPAPASALVAGKAFAAGVRSVVQVIGVVALAYLMGIALTLNPLRILAAMGVVVLGAAFFACLSMTLAGLVRKRDRLMGIGQAITMPLFFASNALYPVDIMPTWLRWLSAVNPLSYEVNALRGLLIGTPTNWVLDITVLVAAAVLGVVAASALLRRLVR
- a CDS encoding acyl-CoA dehydrogenase family protein; its protein translation is MQLALTPEEAAFRDELRTFYRTEIPEDIRARHAKGGELLKDDIVTTHKILHKHGLAVPNWPVEWGGKDWTPTQHQIWLDEMQLACVPEPLTFNAKMIGPVIAEFASQEMKERFLPATAALDIFWCQGFSEPEAGSDLASLRTTAVRDGDTYVVNGQKTWTTLGQYADWIFCLVRTDPQAPKRQAGISMLLIDLDTPGITMRPIKLVDGSVEVNEVFFEDVRVPADQLVGEENQGWTYAKFLLGNERTGITGVARTKVRLAQAKERAAANGLLNDPLFAARLAEAENDVLALELTQMRVTSDSSDGKPNPASSVLKLRGTQLQQLATELLVEVAGADALPYEAEGIASPEWAQLTAPQYLNYRKTSIYGGSNEVQRTIISSTILGL